In Arachis hypogaea cultivar Tifrunner chromosome 2, arahy.Tifrunner.gnm2.J5K5, whole genome shotgun sequence, a genomic segment contains:
- the LOC112757124 gene encoding putative disease resistance RPP13-like protein 1 → MDAKLYGGAYLTSFVDAVLDNLTSILEEDDSFLERNNLLERLQTCLYDVVPVLDDAELKQFTNKRVKKWLVDLQDALYMADDLLDEISTIAAIDVTQRDPGNSSSWSGVVDWYIQDNGNMEKIVGKLESVVRHKHSLGLEKSAKVDMSWRIPSTSLIVSSDIFGRDKDKEEIIKLLLDDTRHVESPVTVIPIVGMGGIGKTTLAQLVYSDVQVVEKFDTRVWVCVAENSDPVHVTRTIIAALDSRPCSMDNFDFLQSDLKKKLTGKTFLIVLDDVLHDQRDTWEDFLKPFRDGNTVSKILLTTRSEKVASVFAAPNRHYQLSLLSNEYCWSVFLKHSCISTNSEQYATLEPIGKKIVAKCKGLPLAVKTLGGILRNKYNVRDWENILESEIWELPEDESKIVPALRVSYHYLPSHLKRCFVYCSLYPQDYQFDKDELILLWMAEGLLQPIGNNALEDIGFAYFDELVARSFFQFSSAGAGLFVMHDLMHDLATFFAGKFLSRVDEFGNPHMADSKTRHLSYWDPISRFLEAYKGAIYMRTFLRVHVQSNYIECDFWRQQLKCLRVLSFRHFEILSLPDSIGELIHLRYLDLSYTSIVTLPESLCRLYNLQTLKLTDCKELEMLPNRMQDLVNLRHLDITGADSLKEMPKGMSNLKHLNFLTRYIVGKQVENGIRELGALDDLHGSLCISKLENVNDCGEALEAKMGNKKHIIILDLKWLREDDAVGVDISDDEFLAVFAAFPAYAAFPVSAEESYTVDVEKERDILEKLQPHRNLKELSIYRYRGETFPDWLGLPCYSNMTKLILFVCKNCRQVPSLGQLPSLQRLVIWGVDGLERIGGEFYNNAELSHQGTPFRSLQTLAFGRMPRWREWHIPKEFDGFPKLKRLLIFKCPVLSGDLPAHLPALEELDIRECPEMDSFGEECLPPSLTTLRIYNCQKLERWITSKGLQSEGLTHLSLREWNEVKSFPREGCLPASLKSLHLSSFSNLETLDCKGLHQLTSLQNIKIEYCRMLENITQQNLPASISKLHITGNCRLWSKLEKMNDPRIQLDTGGYLWRQKH, encoded by the exons ATGGATGCAAAACTTTATGGTGGAGCTTATCTCACTTCCTTTGTTGATGCTGTTTTGGACAACCTGACTTCAATACTTGAAGAAGACGACTCTTTCCTGGAAAGGAACAACTTGCTTGAAAGATTGCAGACTTGTCTGTATGATGTTGTACCTGTTCTTGATGATGCTGAGCTGAAGCAGTTCACTAACAAGAGAGTCAAGAAGTGGCTTGTTGATCTCCAAGATGCTCTCTATATGGCCGATGACTTGCTCGATGAGATCTCCACTATAGCCGCCATCGATGTCACTCAAAGGGATCCAGGTAACTCTTCTTCCTGGTCTGGTGTTGTTGATTGGTATATTCAAGATAATGGCAACATGGAAAAAATAGTTGGCAAACTAGAGTCCGTTGTAAGACACAAACATTCTCTTGGTCTGGAGAAGAGTGCCAAGGTGGACATGTCATGGAGAATTCCATCCACGTCTCTCATTGTAAGTTCTGACATATTTGGTCGggataaagacaaggaagagataatCAAATTGCTGTTAGACGATACTCGTCATGTAGAATCACCTGTGACTGTGATCCCCATTGTGGGTATGGGCGGAATAGGAAAAACTACTCTGGCTCAACTGGTTTATAGTGATGTCCAAGTGGTGgaaaaatttgacactagagTATGGGTGTGTGTTGCTGAAAATTCCGACCCTGTTCATGTTACAAGGACAATAATAGCGGCACTAGATTCCCGTCCTTGTAGCATGGACAATTTTGATTTTCTTCAATCTgatttgaagaaaaagttgacaggaaagacatttttaattgttttggaTGATGTCTTGCATGATCAACGAGACACATGGGAGGATTTCTTGAAACCTTTTCGGGATGGGAATACTGTAAGTAAAATTCTCTTAACAACCCGTAGTGAAAAGGTTGCTTCTGTGTTCGCAGCTCCTAATCGACATTATCAACTAAGTTTATTGTCCAATGAATATTGTTGGTCAGTGTTTTTGAAGCATTCATGTATTTCTACTAATTCTGAACAATATGCAACTCTAGAACCAATTGGTAAAAAAATTGTTGCAAAGTGTAAGGGATTACCTTTGGCTGTAAAGACACTTGGAGGCATACTGCGCAATAAGTATAATGTAAGGGATTGGGAGAATATACTTGAAAGTGAAATTTGGGAACTCCCAGAAGATGAAAGTAAGATTGTTCCTGCATTAAGAGTTAGCTATCACTACCTCCCTTCACATTTAAAGCGGTGCTTTGTTTATTGTTCGTTATATCCCCAAGATTATCAATTTGACAAAGATGAGTTAATCTTGCTGTGGATGGCTGAAGGTCTCTTACAGCCAATTGGAAACAATGCATTAGAAGATATTGGTTTtgcttattttgatgaattagtTGCAAGATCATTTTTTCAATTTTCTAGTGCTGGTGCTGGGTTATTTGTAATGCACGATCTCATGCATGATCTAGCAACGTTTTTTGCTGGAAAATTCCTTTCCAGAGTCGACGAATTTGGCAATCCACACATGGCAGATAGCAAAACTCGTCATTTGTCATATTGGGATCCAATCTCAAGATTTCTAGAGGCCTATAAAGGAGCAATATATATGAGAACATTTCTACGTGTTCATGTTCAATCAAATTATATTGAATGTGATTTTTGGCGACAACAACTAAAGTGTTTGAGAGTTTTGTCATTTCGTCACTTTGAAATCCTGTCGTTGCCTGATTCAATAGGTGAGTTGATCCATTTGCGTTATTTGGATCTCTCTTACACAAGTATTGTCACGCTGCCTGAGTCATTGTGTAGATTATACAATCTCCAAACATTGAAGTTGACGGATTGTAAGGAGCTAGAGATGCTTCCCAACCGCATGCAAGATCTTGTGAACCTACGCCATCTTGATATCACGGGAGCTGATAGTTTAAAAGAGATGCCAAAAGGAATGAGTAATTTAAAGCATCTGAACTTCTTAACTCGTTATATTGTCGGGAAGCAAGTGGAGAATGGGATAAGAGAATTGGGAGCACTTGACGATCTTCATGGCTCACTTTGCATTTCCAAATTGGAGAATGTGAACGACTGCGGTGAAGCTTTGGAGGCAAAGATGGGTAACAAGAAGCACATCATCATTTTAGACTTGAAATGGCTTCGAGAAGATGATGCCGTTGGCGTCGACATCTCCGACGACGAGTTCTTAGCCGTCTTCGCCGCCTTCCCCGCCTACGCCGCCTTCCCCGTCTCCGCCGAAGAGAGTTATACTGTTGatgttgaaaaagagagagatataCTTGAGAAGTTACAACCTCACCGAAACTTGAAGGAGTTATCAATTTATAGGTACAGGGGTGAAACATTCCCCGATTGGTTAGGCCTTCCTTGCTACTCCAATATGACTAAATTGATTCTGTTTGTCTGTAAGAATTGCCGTCAGGTTCCTTCACTGGGACAGTTACCCTCTCTGCAGCGTCTGGTGATATGGGGAGTTGATGGATTGGAGAGAATTGGTGGTGAGTTTTACAACAACGCTGAATTATCTCATCAGGGGACACCCTTCAGATCTCTTCAAACTCTCGCATTTGGAAGAATGCCTCGCTGGCGAGAGTGGCATATTCCTAAGGAGTTTGATGGATTTCCAAAACTTAAAAGGCTTTTAATATTCAAGTGTCCGGTGTTAAGTGGAGATCTGCCAGCTCACCTTCCGGCTCTGGAGGAATTGGATATACGGGAATGCCCAGAAATGGATAGTTTTGGAGAGGAGTGCCTCCCGCCGAGCTTGACAACTCTTCGGATCTATAACTGCCAGAAACTAGAGAGGTGGATAACATCAAAGGGTTTGCAGAGTGAAGGCCTTACCCACCTTAGCCTTCGAGAATGGAATGAAGTTAAGTCGTTCCCCAGAGAGGGTTGCCTTCCTGCTTCCCTCAAGTCTCTACATTTGTCATCCTTTTCAAATCTGGAGACGCTAGACTGCAAGGGCCTTCACCAACTCACCTCcctccaaaatataaaaattgagtaCTGTCGAATGCTGGAGAATATCACACAACAAAACCTGCCTGCCTCCATATCAAAACTCCACATCACGGGAAATTGTCGTTTGTGGAGTAAGCTGGAAAAGATGAACGATCCACGAATTCAACTCGACACAG GTGGTTACCTATGGAGGCAAAAACACTAG
- the LOC114923974 gene encoding putative disease resistance RPP13-like protein 1 isoform X1 encodes MSKWWKILTREYGCVLLKNPDPVHVTRTIIGAIDSYPCTMDNFDFLQTNLKEKLTGKTFLVILDDVWHDQRDTWEDFLKPFRDGNIGSKILLTTRSEKVASVFVAPNRHYQLSLLSGEDCWSVFLKHSSVSTNSEQYATLEPIGRKIVEKCKGLPLAVKTLGGLVRNKYNVRDWENILKSEIWELPEDESKIVPALRVSYHYLPSHLKRCFVYCSLFPEDYRFGKNELILLWMAEDLLRPTENNTLEDIGCAYFDELVARSFFQLSSELFVMHDLMHDLATFFAGKFFFRVDEFGNPHMANSKSRHLSYNRHPISNFPEAYNGTIYTRTFLPIHVQSNDIECYFWLQQLKCLRVLSFRRFKILSLPDSIGELIHLRYLDLSETRIVTLPESLCKLYNLQILKLRHCEKLEMLPSHMQDLVNLRHLDMRGAHSLKEMPKGMSKLKHLNFLSGYIVGKQVVENGIRELGALDNLHGSLCISKLENVDNSGEALEAKMGNKKHLSILDLEWLPDGSTVDVEKERDILDKLQPHRNLEELSIHGYRGEIFPDWLGFSCYSNMTELVLSSCKSCRRVPSLGQLPSLQHLEIKGLDGLERIGGEFYNNAESCHQGTPFRSLQTLMFCDMPSWREWHIPDGFDGFLKLKSLLIEDCPVLSGDLPAHLPALKDLTIHCCEELACSLPSAPKLHLLTVDCPREAVDWGLHAVVIVDTKLAKYVVECLPDIQSPYLQKLYIEECESAISISGDYLPDSLQYLSVKDCSELTISEPLQHKSLTDICMDRCESLTRLPLGALPNLKALHISHCPEMDCFGEECLPPSLTTLRIRRCQKLERWITSKGLQREGLTHLILEKWKEVKWFPREGCLPASLKSLHLSYFSNLETLDCKGLHQLTSLQQLTIECCPKLENITQQNLPASILKLIIKGECPLKSKLEEMNDTRIQFETGWWFSGLESDSDYMSDYESS; translated from the exons ATGTCAAAGTGGTGGAAAATTTTGACACGAGAGTATGGGTGTGTGTTGCTGAAAAATCCCGACCCTGTTCATGTTACAAGGACAATAATAGGAGCAATAGATTCCTATCCCTGTACCATGGACAATTTTGATTTTCTTCAGACTAATTTGAAGGAAAAGTTGACAGGAAAGACATTCTTAGTTATTTTGGATGATGTCTGGCATGATCAACGAGACACATGGGAGGATTTCCTGAAACCTTTTCGGGATGGGAATATTGGAAGTAAAATTCTCTTAACAACCCGTAGTGAAAAGGTTGCTTCTGTGTTCGTAGCTCCTAATCGACATTATCAATTAAGTTTATTGTCAGGCGAAGATTGTTGGTCGGTGTTTTTGAAGCATTCATCTGTTTCTACTAATTCCGAACAATATGCAACTCTAGAACCAATTGGTAGAAAAATTGTTGAAAAGTGTAAAGGGCTACCTTTGGCTGTGAAGACACTTGGAGGCTTAGTGCGCAATAAGTATAATGTAAGGGATTGGGAGAATATACTTAAAAGTGAAATTTGGGAACTCCCGGAGGATGAAAGTAAGATTGTTCCTGCATTAAGAGTTAGTTATCACTACCTCCCTTCACATTTAAAGCGATGTTTTGTTTATTGCTCATTGTTTCCTGAAGATTATCGATTTGGCAAAAATGAATTAATCTTGTTGTGGATGGCTGAAGATCTCTTACGACCGACAGAAAACAACACATTAGAAGATATTGGTTGtgcttattttgatgaattagtTGCAAGATCGTTTTTTCAACTTTCTAGTGAATTATTTGTAATGCACGATCTCATGCATGATCTAGCAACGTTTTTTGCTGGAAAATTTTTTTTCAGAGTCGACGAATTTGGCAATCCACACATGGCAAATAGCAAAAGTCGTCATTTGTCATATAATCGGCATCCAATCTCAAATTTTCCAGAGGCCTATAATGGAACAATATATACGAGAACATTTCTACCTATTCATGTTCAATCAAATGATATTGAATGTTATTTTTGGCTACAACAATTAAAGTGTTTAAGAGTTTTGTCATTTCGTCGCTTTAAAATCCTGTCATTGCCTGATTCAATAGGTGAGTTGATCCATTTGCGTTATTTGGATCTCTCTGAAACACGTATTGTCACACTCCCTGAATCACTGTGTAAATTATACAATCTCCAAATATTGAAGTTGAGGCATTGTGAGAAGCTAGAGATGCTTCCCAGTCACATGCAAGATCTTGTGAACCTACGCCATCTTGATATGAGGGGAGCTCATAGTTTAAAAGAGATGCCAAAAGGAATGAGTAAGTTAAAGCATCTGAACTTCTTAAGTGGTTATATTGTCGGGAAGCAAGTAGTAGAGAATGGGATAAGAGAATTGGGAGCACTTGACAATCTTCATGGCTCACTTTGCATTTCCAAATTAGAGAATGTGGACAACAGCGGTGAAGCTTTGGAAGCAAAGATGGGTAACAAGAAGCACCTCAGCATTTTAGATTTGGAATGGCTTCCAGATGGTAGTACTGTTGatgttgaaaaagagagagatataCTTGACAAGTTACAACCTCACCGAAACCTGGAAGAGTTATCAATTCATGGTTATAGGGGTGAAATATTCCCTGATTGGTTAGGTTTTTCTTGCTACTCCAATATGACCGAATTGGTTCTGAGTAGCTGTAAGAGTTGTCGTCGGGTTCCTTCACTGGGACAGTTACCCTCTCTGCAGCATCTGGAAATAAAGGGACTTGATGGGTTGGAGAGAATTGGTGGTGAGTTTTACAACAACGCTGAATCATGTCATCAGGGCACACCCTTCAGATCTCTTCAAACTCTGATGTTTTGTGATATGCCTAGCTGGCGGGAGTGGCATATTCCTGATGGGTTTGATGGATTTCTGAAACTTAAAAGTCTTTTAATAGAAGACTGTCCGGTGTTAAGTGGAGATTTGCCAGCTCACCTTCCGGCTCTGAAGGATCTTACCATTCATTGTTGCGAAGAGCTTGCGTGTTCACTTCCAAGTGCTCCCAAGCTTCACCTATTAACTGTAGATTGTCCTCGAGAAGCTGTGGATTGGGGACTGCATGCCGTAGTAATTGTCGACACTAAGCTGGCGAAGTATGTAGTGGAGTGTCTACCCGACATCCAATCGCCGTATCTCCAAAAGTTGTATATCGAGGAGTGCGAGTCAGCAATATCAATTTCAGGAGATTATTTGCCCGATTCATTACAATATCTGAGTGTCAAGGATTGTTCAGAATTAACAATCTCAGAGCCACTGCAACACAAGTCGTTAACGGATATATGTATGGACAGGTGTGAATCACTGACGAGGTTGCCATTGGGGGCCCTTCCAAATCTCAAGGCACTCCATATCTCACATTGCCCTGAAATGGATTGTTTTGGAGAGGAGTGCCTCCCGCCGAGCTTGACAACTCTTCGGATCAGAAGATGCCAGAAACTGGAGAGGTGGATAACATCAAAGGGTTTACAGAGAGAAGGCCTTACCCATCTTATCcttgaaaaatggaaagaagtTAAGTGGTTCCCAAGAGAGGGTTGCCTTCCTGCTTCCCTCAAGTCTCTACATTTGTCGTACTTTTCAAATCTGGAGACGCTAGACTGCAAGGGCCTTCACCAACTCACCTCCCTCCAACAATTAACAATTGAATGCTGTCCAAAGCTGGAGAATATCACACAACAAAACCTGCCTGCCTCCATATTGAAACTCATCATCAAGGGAGAATGTCCATTGAAGAGTAAGCTGGAAGAGATGAACGACACTCGGATTCAATTCGAAACAG GGTGGTGGTTCTCAGGTTTGGAGTCAGACTCAGATTATATGTCAGATTATGAGTCGTCTTGA
- the LOC114923974 gene encoding putative disease resistance RPP13-like protein 1 isoform X2 encodes MAAKLDGGAYLTSFVDAILEKLSPMLEDDSFVERNILLGRLEKSLYEVGPVLDDAEQKQFTDKRVKKWLVDLQDALYFADDLVDELSTKAAIATTLRDPGELIHLRYLDLSETRIVTLPESLCKLYNLQILKLRHCEKLEMLPSHMQDLVNLRHLDMRGAHSLKEMPKGMSKLKHLNFLSGYIVGKQVVENGIRELGALDNLHGSLCISKLENVDNSGEALEAKMGNKKHLSILDLEWLPDGSTVDVEKERDILDKLQPHRNLEELSIHGYRGEIFPDWLGFSCYSNMTELVLSSCKSCRRVPSLGQLPSLQHLEIKGLDGLERIGGEFYNNAESCHQGTPFRSLQTLMFCDMPSWREWHIPDGFDGFLKLKSLLIEDCPVLSGDLPAHLPALKDLTIHCCEELACSLPSAPKLHLLTVDCPREAVDWGLHAVVIVDTKLAKYVVECLPDIQSPYLQKLYIEECESAISISGDYLPDSLQYLSVKDCSELTISEPLQHKSLTDICMDRCESLTRLPLGALPNLKALHISHCPEMDCFGEECLPPSLTTLRIRRCQKLERWITSKGLQREGLTHLILEKWKEVKWFPREGCLPASLKSLHLSYFSNLETLDCKGLHQLTSLQQLTIECCPKLENITQQNLPASILKLIIKGECPLKSKLEEMNDTRIQFETGWWFSGLESDSDYMSDYESS; translated from the exons ATGGCTGCAAAACTTGATGGTGGAGCTTATCTCACTTCCTTTGTTGATGCTATTTTGGAGAAGCTTTCTCCAATGCTTGAAGACGACTCATTCGTGGAAAGGAACATCTTGCTTGGAAGGTTGGAGAAAAGTCTGTATGAGGTTGGACCTGTTCTTGATGATGCTGAGCAGAAGCAGTTCACTGACAAGAGAGTCAAGAAGTGGCTTGTTGATCTCCAAGATGCTCTCTATTTCGCTGATGATTTGGTTGATGAACTCTCCACTAAGGCCGCCATCGCCACCACTCTAAGAGATCCAG GTGAGTTGATCCATTTGCGTTATTTGGATCTCTCTGAAACACGTATTGTCACACTCCCTGAATCACTGTGTAAATTATACAATCTCCAAATATTGAAGTTGAGGCATTGTGAGAAGCTAGAGATGCTTCCCAGTCACATGCAAGATCTTGTGAACCTACGCCATCTTGATATGAGGGGAGCTCATAGTTTAAAAGAGATGCCAAAAGGAATGAGTAAGTTAAAGCATCTGAACTTCTTAAGTGGTTATATTGTCGGGAAGCAAGTAGTAGAGAATGGGATAAGAGAATTGGGAGCACTTGACAATCTTCATGGCTCACTTTGCATTTCCAAATTAGAGAATGTGGACAACAGCGGTGAAGCTTTGGAAGCAAAGATGGGTAACAAGAAGCACCTCAGCATTTTAGATTTGGAATGGCTTCCAGATGGTAGTACTGTTGatgttgaaaaagagagagatataCTTGACAAGTTACAACCTCACCGAAACCTGGAAGAGTTATCAATTCATGGTTATAGGGGTGAAATATTCCCTGATTGGTTAGGTTTTTCTTGCTACTCCAATATGACCGAATTGGTTCTGAGTAGCTGTAAGAGTTGTCGTCGGGTTCCTTCACTGGGACAGTTACCCTCTCTGCAGCATCTGGAAATAAAGGGACTTGATGGGTTGGAGAGAATTGGTGGTGAGTTTTACAACAACGCTGAATCATGTCATCAGGGCACACCCTTCAGATCTCTTCAAACTCTGATGTTTTGTGATATGCCTAGCTGGCGGGAGTGGCATATTCCTGATGGGTTTGATGGATTTCTGAAACTTAAAAGTCTTTTAATAGAAGACTGTCCGGTGTTAAGTGGAGATTTGCCAGCTCACCTTCCGGCTCTGAAGGATCTTACCATTCATTGTTGCGAAGAGCTTGCGTGTTCACTTCCAAGTGCTCCCAAGCTTCACCTATTAACTGTAGATTGTCCTCGAGAAGCTGTGGATTGGGGACTGCATGCCGTAGTAATTGTCGACACTAAGCTGGCGAAGTATGTAGTGGAGTGTCTACCCGACATCCAATCGCCGTATCTCCAAAAGTTGTATATCGAGGAGTGCGAGTCAGCAATATCAATTTCAGGAGATTATTTGCCCGATTCATTACAATATCTGAGTGTCAAGGATTGTTCAGAATTAACAATCTCAGAGCCACTGCAACACAAGTCGTTAACGGATATATGTATGGACAGGTGTGAATCACTGACGAGGTTGCCATTGGGGGCCCTTCCAAATCTCAAGGCACTCCATATCTCACATTGCCCTGAAATGGATTGTTTTGGAGAGGAGTGCCTCCCGCCGAGCTTGACAACTCTTCGGATCAGAAGATGCCAGAAACTGGAGAGGTGGATAACATCAAAGGGTTTACAGAGAGAAGGCCTTACCCATCTTATCcttgaaaaatggaaagaagtTAAGTGGTTCCCAAGAGAGGGTTGCCTTCCTGCTTCCCTCAAGTCTCTACATTTGTCGTACTTTTCAAATCTGGAGACGCTAGACTGCAAGGGCCTTCACCAACTCACCTCCCTCCAACAATTAACAATTGAATGCTGTCCAAAGCTGGAGAATATCACACAACAAAACCTGCCTGCCTCCATATTGAAACTCATCATCAAGGGAGAATGTCCATTGAAGAGTAAGCTGGAAGAGATGAACGACACTCGGATTCAATTCGAAACAG GGTGGTGGTTCTCAGGTTTGGAGTCAGACTCAGATTATATGTCAGATTATGAGTCGTCTTGA